Proteins encoded within one genomic window of Panicum virgatum strain AP13 chromosome 1N, P.virgatum_v5, whole genome shotgun sequence:
- the LOC120654522 gene encoding general transcription and DNA repair factor IIH subunit TFB4-like: MTSAHSKLYSNDVSLVVVVVDTNPFFWAAAALPFADFFANLVHFVNSLLLLNHLNRVVVIAAGVSSCAYIFDSSDASPAGGVGVTATFDKASRKVEEFIAQDARATAGNGSVASANAASLLSGALSLALCYIQRIFRSGTRHPQPRILCLQGSPDGPEQYVAVMNSIFSAQRSMVPIDSCIVGTQDSAFLQQASYITGGVYLKPQELNGLFQYLAAVFATDLHSRTFLRLPKTLGVDFRASCFCHKKTIDMGYVCSVCLSIFCKNQKKCSTCGSEFSRVMPDLNSMPDQSK, from the exons atGACCTCCGCTCACTCCAAGCTCTACTCCA ATGACGTCAGCCTCGTGGTGGTGGTCGTCGACACGAACCCCTTCTTCTGGGCCGCCGCTGCGCTCCCATTCGCCGACTTCTTCGCGAAT CTGGTCCACTTCGTGAACTCGCTCCTACTGCTGAACCACCTCAACCGTGTGGTCGTCATCGCTGCGGGAGTCAGCTCCTGTGCCTACATCTTTGATTCCAGCGATGCCAGCCCCGCTGGTGGTGTAGGTGTCACGGCCACCTTTGACAAGGCAAGCCGCAAGGTGGAGGAGTTCATTGCACAAGATGCCCGTGCCACTGCAGGCAACGGTTCCGTTGCCTCTGCCAATGCCGCGTCGCTGCTGTCTGGGGCGCTGTCCCTTGCTTTGTGCT ATATACAGAGGATTTTCAGGTCCGGGACTCGACATCCGCAACCTCGG ATTTTGTGTCTGCAGGGTTCTCCAGATGGTCCTGAACA ATATGTGGCAGTGATGAATTCAATATTTTCTGCTCAACGTTCCATG GTTCCAATTGATTCATGTATTGTGGGAACCCAGGATTCTGCTTTCTTGCAACAG GCTTCATACATAACGGGAGGAGTTTATTTGAAGCCCCAAGAGCTAAATGGGCTGTTTCAGTATCTTGCT GCTGTATTTGCAACTGATTTACACTCAAGAACGTTTTTGCGCCTTCCTAAGACCCTTGGAGTGGACTTTCGTGCTTC ATGTTTCTGCCATAAGAAGACTATTGACATGGGATATGTTTGTTCAGTTTGTTTGTCAATATTCTGCAAGAATCAGAAGAAGTGTTCAACCTGTGG GTCAGAATTCAGTCGTGTCATGCCTGATTTGAATTCCATGCCAGATCAAAGCAAGTAG
- the LOC120654292 gene encoding 65-kDa microtubule-associated protein 3-like, which translates to MWDEIGEREEDRRGMLQALEEECLNVYRAKVEQVRQHRAQLKREIADSVAEVAAICATIGEPPATVQTACSSLQGTGSLKEELGSIAPELAEMRRRREERRRQFSDVTERVNRIHQEMNPGGGQPRVVADSSDLTLTKLEELRAYLQHLQSEKESRTRKGAELMASLHSSSLVLGTNPREIIHGGDQAGHFSDAAIERLASEIEGLREIKRSRMEKLQDLLASMLELWNLMDTPAEEQRRFQGVACNIAASEDEITEPNALSMDFIRNVEAEVVRLEALKECRMKDLVVKKYDELKEIRRRARLPEEDDGDAVAMFDAIDSDAERALILERLEVQISEAKDLEFSRKDVLERMDKWQAALEEESWLEEYNRNENRYNVGKGTHLVLKRAEKARALVSKMPAMAEALTAKVVAWEKERGVKFEYDGEALLDMLEEYSNARKEKEQERKRQRDQRRLQGAAPERDASPVAARPPPKNIKNVTRTLSMGGSARKAASSSRPGTPSFLKLPMSARRGGSDEGQMMASDSFE; encoded by the exons ATGTGGGACGAGATCGGGGAAAGGGAGGAGGACCGCCGGGGGATGCTGCaagcgctggaggaggagtgcCTCAACGTCTACCGCGCCAAGGTCGAGCAGGTGCGGCAGCACAGGGCGCAGCTCAAGCGGGAGATCGCCGACTCCGTCGCCGAGGTCGCCGCCATCTGCGCCACCATCGGCgagccgccggccaccgtgcaGACGGCCTGCTCCTCGCTGCAG GGCACGGGGAGCCTCAAGGAGGAGCTGGGCTCGATCGCGCCGGAGCTGGCGGAGATGAGGCGCCGGCgggaggagaggcggcggcagTTCTCGGACGTGACGGAGCGGGTGAACAGGATCCACCAGGAGATGAACCCGGGCGGCGGCCAGCCTCGTGTCGTCGCCGACAGCTCCGACCTGACGCTGACCAAGCTCGAAGAGCTCAGGGCGTACCTGCAGCACCTGCAATCGGAGAAG GAAAGTCGCACCAGGAAGGGGGCAGAGCTCATGGCCTCGCTGCATTCTTCGTCCTTGGTTCTCGGCACGAATCCCAGAGAGATCATTCATGGCGGCGATCAAGCCGGCCACTTCAGCGACGCCGCGATCGAGAGGCTGGCGTCGGAGATCGAGGGGCTGAGAGAGATCAAACGGAGCCGAATGGAGAAG CTGCAAGACCTGCTGGCCAGCATGCTGGAGCTGTGGAACCTGATGGACACGCCGgcggaggagcagcggcggttCCAGGGCGTGGCCTGCAACATCGCCGCCTCCGAGGACGAGATCACGGAGCCCAACGCGCTCTCCATGGACTTCATACGCAAC gtggaggcggaggtggtGAGGCTCGAGGCCCTCAAGGAGTGCCGGATGAAGGACCTCGTCGTCAAGAAGTACGATGAGCTCAAGGAgatccgccggcgcgcgcgcctgccggaggaggacgacggcgacgccgtggCGATGTTCGACGCCATCGACAGCG ATGCTGAGCGAGCCCTGATCCTGGAGCGGCTGGAGGTGCAGATCTCGGAGGCCAAGGATCTGGAGTTCAGCAGGAAGGACGTCCTCGAGAGGATGGACAAGTggcaggcggcgctggaggaggagtccTGGCTCGAGGAGTACAACAGA AACGAGAACAGGTACAATGTGGGAAAAGGGACGCATCTAGTGCTGAAGCGCGCCGAGAAAGCGCGCGCGTTGGTCAGCAAGATGCCGG CAATGGCGGAAGCTCTGACGGCGAAGGTTGTTGCTTGGGAGAAGGAGAGAGGCGTCAAGTTCGAGTACGATGGT GAGGCGCTGCTGGACATGCTGGAGGAGTACAGCaacgcgaggaaggagaaggagcaggagcggaagaGGCAGCGGGACCAGAGGCGGCTGCAGGGCGCGGCGCCGGAGCGGGACGCGTCGCCGGtggccgcccggccgccgcccaagAACATCAAGAACGTGACGAGGACGCTGTCCATGGGCGGCAGCGCAAGGAaggcggcgtcgtcgtcgaggCCGGGCACGCCGAGCTTCCTCAAGTTGCCCATGtccgcgcggcggggcggcagcGACGAGGGCCAGATGATGGCGTCCGACTCCTTCGAGTGA